The stretch of DNA GTCTACCGCAAGATTTTAGAATTTCAGGCGCATGGTGGGATCGTCATTGCCGACCAATACCTCGTCGCCGACATTCCGGGCGCAACGCGAGTCGATTTCGATTTTACCTATCGGCGGAAAGTAAACGCGCGGGCCATTGCCACCGGCAGGGGTTACAAAGATTGGAACGATCAGTTGAAACCGTCAACGGCCCAGCTGGAACAAATGACGGGAGTCTCGGCGCTCAAGGACCAGCGCCGCATGGAGGCCTATGCGGCGGAGCTGCGGCAAGTGTTGTCCGATCGCATTCCGCGCCGCGTCGATTGCCTAGAGCCAACCGCGCTGCTGAGTTTGCTCGAAGGCGCCGGCGGCCAGACGCTGGTTGTCGTGAACGATAAGCGCGACTACGACCAGCGCGTCGGCAAATTCAAGGCCGTGCTCGAACGCAACGTGCTGCAGACCGTCCCTGTAGCGCTGCATGACTGGAACTATCCAGAACTATTTGTTTATGACATGATCGACCGGCGTCAATTGCGGGCGCGCCGCAGCGGAGACAAGCTCCTCGTGGATGTCGAGCTCGACGAGCTGGGGGGCAAGCTGTTGGCGCTGTACCCGGTCGAGCTAAAAGCGATCGAAGCTGCGCCTGCGGAACCAATGATCTTAGGAAAACCGACCCACCTGGAAGTCAGGATGCGAGGCGCAGGCGACACGCCAATCGCTGGACTGCAGCCGGTGAGAGTGACAATCACGGATCCCGAACGCCGTACCCATGAAGCGTCGGGACATTACTGTCTGCAGCGCGGACATGGAACCATTGCCTTTCATCCGGCAATCAACGAGCCAGCAGGAACGTGGTCGGTAGAAATCGAAGATCTAACCGCTGGATTGACGGCGAAGCGCTCCTTCGAGGTGCATCAGCCACAGAACAGGGCGGCGAGCGCCAACAAGTCGGCCCCGCTGATTCGTTCAGGAATGAGCCTCGCGACAAAGTGAGTCTGAGATGTATTTGGTCGACTGGTTTGTACTGGTGGTATTACTCCTCGCCCTGCTGGGTGTGGGCTGGTGGTGCCGCCGTTACATGCGCAGCGTCGCCGATTTCGTCGTGGTCAACCGCAAGATGCGCAAATACTTGGGGCTGAGCACCTGGAGTGCCGAAGGGGTCGGTCTGATCACCGTGGTGTATATGGCGGAGCAAGGATTCCGCGAGGGATTGGCGTATGTCTGGCTGACCCTGGCCAACATGCTGCTGTACGTCCCGCTGTTTGGCATTCTCGGCTTTGGGATTCGGCGCTATCGCGCCACGCGAGTACAAACGATTCCGCAGTTTCACGAAATGCGGTATAGCCGAGGAGTTCGCGTGTGTGTGGGTGTGGCGCTGGCGGTCGGAGGCATTCTGAATATGGCGGTGTTTCCTATCCTTTCCAGTCGCTTCCTCGTCGCGCTGCTCGACTTGCCAACCAACGTTAATCTCGTCGGTTATACTTGCGACACAGCATATCCCATCATGGCGGTCTTGATTGCAATCTCCTTGGCGCTTGCCGTCAGCGGTGGAATGGTCAGCGTGATCATCACCGACTATCTCCAATCCATCATCCTATCGTTTTCCATTTTCTTCATCACCGCGCTCATTTTTCTCAAAGTGGGATTAAGCCGAATCACCGACACCATGCAGCAAGTCATTGGCGAGCGTGCATTCAATCCACTCGCGGAGGGCGGTTACGGCGTGAGTTGGATCGTATTTTTCGTCCTTTCGGGCGTGCTAGCGCCGCTTACCTTCCCTCCTTCGACGACAAAACTCTCTTCGGCCGATAAACCCGACACAACGCGCCACATGGCGCTACTGGCGGGGCTGTTTCAGTCCGGCCGCGGCATCATTGTGCTCTTATGGGGCGTAGCGGCCTTGGCGATGTTGGGTGCCACCGCGCCCACCGGCGTTGATTCGGATCAATATGCGCGTTACGCCACGGCGACGTTCATTCGCGAAATCAGTCTCCCAGGCACATTGGGCTTGTGCATCACGGGCCTATTGTTCGCTTACTTTACGACGGGCAATAGCTACAGCGTGTCGTGGGCAGCAATTGTTGTCAACGACATCGTGCAGCCGCTGCGCAGCAAACCGCTTGAAGCCAAATCGCACATTTGGCTGATGCGTTGGGTCATCGTAGCAATCGGTTGCTTTCTGTTCTTCTGGGGCATCGTGTTTGATCCGAAGGAATCGATCTTGAGTTATATCTACCTGACAGGCGCCATTTTCACCGCCGCCGGCGTCATAACCTTTGTTGGGCTTTATTGGCGCCGAGCCAATGCCATGGGAGCGTACCTGACTGTACTGTTTTGCATGCTCGTGCCGCTCACAGACATCGTGTGCAAGAACATCCTAAAGATTAATTATCCACTTGAATCCCACCAATCCGGCCTCATCGCGCTGCTCCTGTCGTTTGTCGCGTTCTTGGTGTGTGGAATGCTGTCTCGATCGGGTGAGCGCAAGTGGGTCGATTACGGCGCTTTGGCGCGGCGCGAAGACGCGCTCGCCAGGGAGCAGTCAGCATCAGCCAAGTCAATCGCCTTGGAGGTGAGCGCATGAGTTCCTGGATCACTTCGACGATCGTGCTGACGCTGCTGTACATTGTGGGCCACGTCGCGTTCACCGTTTGGGTGACCATCGGCGGGTATTTCGATTTGCTGAAACTGTTGCACGACCTGAAAGACGAGAGCGTAGATACGACCGATAATGGACGGGTAACTGTTCCCCGCGAATAGTTGCATTGGTCACGCTGCCGCAAATTTCGACGACAAGGAACTGAGATATGGCTGAAGCCGCAACGGGTGTTCTAGACCAAGACTCGAACGATTCGCTCACCGCAAGAATCACGGAATCGCTCCAGCGGATGATTAAGCTCGGCGAATTCGGCATGCCAATGCCGCCGGAGCGGCAATTCGCAGAGATCTTCGGCGTCAGTCGCATCACGATGCGACGCGCCATGTCGAGCCTTGAAGAGCAAGGCATCATCCGGCGCGAGCAAGGGCGGGGCACCTATGCCTGCGTCGGTCCGCCGATTGTCTCTCCGCAAGCAGTCTGGGATCGAAGCGAGCCTTGCGTGCTAGTGCTCACGGACCAGGACGAGACGTGGTTTAATCCACAGCTTACGCCGTGGACGTGGCACATCTGCCGGTCTCTGGAGCATCGCCTGGCCGGCATCGGAATTGGCATGAGCATTGTCAACAGCGATCGCTTTCTTAGCATGCTTGCCAAGAAGGAGGAGCGCCCGGATTGGCTGCGCGGTTATATGGCCCCCACGCATCTTTGGACGCCTGAAAAGTATGAGACCGCGCTGAAACAAAACGTGCCCTTTGTCGGGCTGGGTCGCACCTCGCGATCGATGTATTGGAATATTATCGACCCTTCGCCCAACCCCGGTCTGCTCGAAGCCATCGAAGACCTGGCGCCAGGCCCCGACGATCTCGTGTTCATTCCCGGCGATCCTTATCCTCCCGAAGTGGATCGTCAGGTCTGGCTGGAATCCTGCCTGTCAGAACTTCACCGCCACGGCGTGCCGCGCGACCATATTGTGATTCGCGCCGGCGGAATGTACGAACATCAAGGCTATCTCGCCATGCGTTGGTACTTGAAAGAACGCGGCGTGCCAACCATGGTACTTTGCGACTTCGACCTTTGCATCGTCGGCGTCTACCGTGCCTTGGCGGCATTCCAGGAGGATCACAAAATTGGCGATCGGCCTCCCATTCGGTTTTTGGGAGGCAACAATATGGAGATTGGCAGAATGCTGAGTCCGACCTTGAGCACAGTCAGCCTCAGCTTCGACGAAATTGCTGAGCGAATTGTGGAATCGCTGTTGGAACAGCAGCGCACGGGTAAATCCGTGGGCGTATGCGAGATACCCTCGCGTTACATTAAGCGAGAGTCGTCCCGCAAGCAGCCGTGATTGACAAGCAAAATCCATCATCTGATCGAACTGCCTCGCTGAATATCGACAAAGATCCAAGGAAAACCCAAAAGGGGCTTGGGGAAGATTACTTATGACGCTTTATGAGTCCCAAGTCGCACAATTTCACTCGGACGGTTATCTCGTCATCGAAAACCTGTTCGACCCCGCCGAGATGGACCTGCTATTGAAAATTGCCAAGGCCGATCAAGCGATGGCCCGCGACAGCTACGGACGAAAGGACACCCAAGGAGGCGTCAGCAAGTTGTGGCTTTCCTATGAACTAGGCGACGATATCTATAGCACTATCTGCCGCACATCGCGGGTGGTCGAGCCGCTCGAGCAGTTGCTGGGCAGACCGATCTTTCATTTCCATCACAAGATGATGCAGAAAGAGCCCTACGTCGGCGGCGCGTGGGAATGGCATCAAGACTATGGCTATTGGTACCGCAATGAAGGGTTTTTGTTTCCCGACATGGCCAGTTGCTTGATTGCCGTTGATCGCGCCATCCGCGAGAACGGCTGCCTGCAGGTGATCCGCGGCTCGCATCGGCTCGGCCGCATCGAGCACGGCATGGCGGCCGATCAAGTCGGAGCCGATCCGGCGCGTGTCGAAGGAGCGCTCAAGCAATTGGAACTCGTGTACTGTGAGCTTTCGTCAGGCAGCGCACTCTTTTTTCACGGCAACTTGCTCCACGCGTCGGCGCAGAACAAAAGCCCCAACCCACGGTGGTCGTTTATCGGCTGTTACAGCACGGTCGATAATCCAACGCTCAATCGTCCCGCCGATGCGTACGATCGCAATTTGGTGTCTTGTGAGGACGACGACGTCTTGCGCGTCGGCCATCGGACTTGGAATGAAATGCAGCTATCGATCGCCAGCCCAACCAGCACATGAGCGACGCCTTCAAACATTCGGTAGCACTAGTGACCGGTGCCAGTTCCGGCATCGGGCGAGCGATTGCGCTGGCGCTGGGCGCCAAAGGCGCGCGCGTGGGAGTGAATTGCCATAACAATCGCTCAGCCGCAGCCGAGGTTACCAATCAAATTGAAAAGGCCGGCGGTCAAGCTACAGTGCTCCAAGCCGATGTCTCAGTTGCCAGTGAAGTCGACCGGATGTTTGCCGAACTAGCAACTGCGTTCGGCAACCGTCTCGAGATGCTCGTCAATTGCGCCGGCGATTGGATGGACAAAACGCCGATCATCGAATGCCCGGAAGCACATTGGGACCGCATGTTCGCGGTCAACGCAAAAAGCGTCTTCCTCTGCTGCCAACAAGCGGCGCGGAGGATGATGCCAAATCAGCGCGGCGCGATCGTCAACATCGGCTCGGTGGCCGGTCACACGGGGGGCGGAGGCGGAACAGTACCGTACGCAGCAGCCAAAGCCGCGGTGCATACCCTGACACGTGGCCTAGCCAAAGAACTAGGCCCCCATGGCATCCGTGTGAACGCAGTTGCACCGGGAATGATCGAAACACCGATGCTCACCGGCCGTGTGCCGGACGACGCACGCGCGCGACTCCAAGCCACAACACCGCTAGGGCGATTTGGCCTCCCCGAGGAAATCGCCCCCTTGGTGTTACTGCTACTGGATCCATCGGCTGCGTCCTACATCACCGGCCAAGTCATCGAAATCGACGGCGGATTATTGATGCGATGAGCCAGAGACCCGAATGCAAATTCAGACACCCATCACAAGCCATCCATGCCCTACCAGATGTATATCGACGGCCGCTGGTGCGACGCCACCTCCGGCGAAACTTACGACGCTGTCAATCCGGCCCTTGGCAGATCGTTTGACCAAGTCGCCAAAGGCGGCCGCGAGGACGCCAGGCGCGCCATTGCCAAAGCCAATGAGGCGCGCAAGTCGTGGCGCAAAGTGCCGCTTTGGGAACGCTGCGCCTATTGCATCAAGGTTGCCGACATCCTGGATCAGAAAAAAGAAGAGCTGGCCGACATTCTCTGCACCGAACTCGGCAAGCCGCGCCACGGCGAAGCCAAAATGGAAGCGGACGAGGCGTCTGTCCCGTGGCGAATCGCTGCGGAGCAAGCCAAATATTTTGAGGCCTACACCAAGCCCTGCGCTGATCCAAAAAAACGAGTGCTCACCTTCTGGCGTCCGCGGGGCGTGGTCACAGCGTTAACTCCTTGGAATTTCCCTGCAGCGATCCCCGGCGAATACTTGCCATTCGCCATGGTGATGGGGAACACCGTCACCTGGTCCCCCGCTCCCACGGCGGCCGCCACTGCTTGCAAGCTGATGGAATGCATTCACGAAGCCGGCGTTCCACGCGGTGTCGTCAATCTAGTCACTGGCCCAGGAAGCGAAGTCGGCGACGAACTCGTCGCCAATCCAGGCACGCACGCCGTCGGCATGACCGGCAGCCCACAGACGGCCGAAATCATCACCCGCCGCGCCGGGATCAAACCGTGTTTATTCGAACTAGGCGGCAATGGGCCGATTGTGATTCTGCCCGACGCCGATCCGCGCCAAATTGCCGCTGCAGTCGGCTTTGCCTGCTTTTTCGCCGCGGGCCAAGTCTGCTCCGCGGGTGAACGAATCCTGGTTGCCGACAATTTGAAGTGTGACTTCGTCGATGCGATGGTCGAAGAAGCTGGCCGCTGGCGGTGGGGCGACCCGTGGGACAAACAAGTCATTATGGGACCGCAAAACAATCTCGGAGTGGTCAATAAGGTGGCCGCGCATCTGCAGGATGCCACGGCGAAAGGCGCGCGCATCGCCGCCGGCGGCAAGCGACCCGATTCGCCCGGATTTTTCTACGAGCCCACGGTGCTAGTCGATTATGCCATCGATAGCCTCGTCAATAAAGAAGAAACGTTCGGCCCAGTCGCACCCATCGCGTCGTTTAAGACCGACGACGAGGCTTGGCAATATATCAACGCCTGCAATTTGGGCCTAGTCTCGGCTGTCTTCACTCGCGACGTCGATCGCGCCTGGCACTGGGCCGAAGAACTCGATACGGGCATGACGATCGTCAACGATTGGACGCACTTTTGGGAGCACCATCTCCCCTTCGGCGGCCTGGCCGCGAACCGCAGTGGCATCGGCCGCATCGGCGGCCGGCACACGCTCGAATTTATGTCGGATCTTAAGATTATCGCCTTCAACCTCGGCACGCCGAGTATGGAAACGTCGTACGGTGCCGCTCCTTCGTGACGCTTTAGGAAGCCTTTACGTGGTTGCAACATCAATTTTGACCACCAGCCGACCTGCAGAGCCCTGGCCTCCGATGCCGATCGAACCATCCTGGATTCGACAGGGTGATCCCCAGGCCCGTGGCGTGATCGTGATGCAGAGCGCGGATCGAAAAACTTCCAGCGGTTTTTGGTCCTGCACATCCGGTGAATTCATCTGGCAATTTGCGTGGGATGAGTTTATTTACTTGCTGGAGGGAGAAGTCGCAGTGACCGAACCGGACGGCAAAACCTATATCCTAAAGGCCGGCAATATCGCTCACTTTCCACTAGGCATGCAGACCACTTGGCACGTGATTCAACCCGTCAAAAAGTTCTTTGTAATTCGCACAACGGAGGCGCTCAGCCTTTGATTGCACGCTTCGCGCAGCCGCCACGGTAAACCCTCCATGCACTTGAAATCTTGTCATCATCACGGCTTTACGGTTAGCAATTTAGATCAGTCGTTGTCGTTCTATCGTGATTTCCTAGGCTTGGAGGTAATGCGTGTTTCCGAACGATCGAATCTGCCTTCGTATGACCAGATTTTGGGTTACGTGAACGTGAAACTGCTGGTCGCGCTACTACGGCATCCAGCCAATGGATTCCTCCTGGAACTGTTTCAATACCTTAACCCGCCTTCCGTAAAACGAGAGCTCCGCAACCACTACGTCGGCTCATCCCATGTCGCCTTCGAGGTTGATAATATAGATGCGCTGTATGCGA from Pirellulales bacterium encodes:
- a CDS encoding aldehyde dehydrogenase, with protein sequence MPYQMYIDGRWCDATSGETYDAVNPALGRSFDQVAKGGREDARRAIAKANEARKSWRKVPLWERCAYCIKVADILDQKKEELADILCTELGKPRHGEAKMEADEASVPWRIAAEQAKYFEAYTKPCADPKKRVLTFWRPRGVVTALTPWNFPAAIPGEYLPFAMVMGNTVTWSPAPTAAATACKLMECIHEAGVPRGVVNLVTGPGSEVGDELVANPGTHAVGMTGSPQTAEIITRRAGIKPCLFELGGNGPIVILPDADPRQIAAAVGFACFFAAGQVCSAGERILVADNLKCDFVDAMVEEAGRWRWGDPWDKQVIMGPQNNLGVVNKVAAHLQDATAKGARIAAGGKRPDSPGFFYEPTVLVDYAIDSLVNKEETFGPVAPIASFKTDDEAWQYINACNLGLVSAVFTRDVDRAWHWAEELDTGMTIVNDWTHFWEHHLPFGGLAANRSGIGRIGGRHTLEFMSDLKIIAFNLGTPSMETSYGAAPS
- a CDS encoding sodium:solute symporter family protein; this encodes MYLVDWFVLVVLLLALLGVGWWCRRYMRSVADFVVVNRKMRKYLGLSTWSAEGVGLITVVYMAEQGFREGLAYVWLTLANMLLYVPLFGILGFGIRRYRATRVQTIPQFHEMRYSRGVRVCVGVALAVGGILNMAVFPILSSRFLVALLDLPTNVNLVGYTCDTAYPIMAVLIAISLALAVSGGMVSVIITDYLQSIILSFSIFFITALIFLKVGLSRITDTMQQVIGERAFNPLAEGGYGVSWIVFFVLSGVLAPLTFPPSTTKLSSADKPDTTRHMALLAGLFQSGRGIIVLLWGVAALAMLGATAPTGVDSDQYARYATATFIREISLPGTLGLCITGLLFAYFTTGNSYSVSWAAIVVNDIVQPLRSKPLEAKSHIWLMRWVIVAIGCFLFFWGIVFDPKESILSYIYLTGAIFTAAGVITFVGLYWRRANAMGAYLTVLFCMLVPLTDIVCKNILKINYPLESHQSGLIALLLSFVAFLVCGMLSRSGERKWVDYGALARREDALAREQSASAKSIALEVSA
- a CDS encoding VOC family protein; this translates as MHLKSCHHHGFTVSNLDQSLSFYRDFLGLEVMRVSERSNLPSYDQILGYVNVKLLVALLRHPANGFLLELFQYLNPPSVKRELRNHYVGSSHVAFEVDNIDALYAKLKSSGYSSINPPVDIVRDGQRVARGVYALDPDGISVEIFQEFTDIVR
- a CDS encoding 3-oxoacyl-ACP reductase FabG; this translates as MSDAFKHSVALVTGASSGIGRAIALALGAKGARVGVNCHNNRSAAAEVTNQIEKAGGQATVLQADVSVASEVDRMFAELATAFGNRLEMLVNCAGDWMDKTPIIECPEAHWDRMFAVNAKSVFLCCQQAARRMMPNQRGAIVNIGSVAGHTGGGGGTVPYAAAKAAVHTLTRGLAKELGPHGIRVNAVAPGMIETPMLTGRVPDDARARLQATTPLGRFGLPEEIAPLVLLLLDPSAASYITGQVIEIDGGLLMR
- a CDS encoding phytanoyl-CoA dioxygenase family protein, giving the protein MTLYESQVAQFHSDGYLVIENLFDPAEMDLLLKIAKADQAMARDSYGRKDTQGGVSKLWLSYELGDDIYSTICRTSRVVEPLEQLLGRPIFHFHHKMMQKEPYVGGAWEWHQDYGYWYRNEGFLFPDMASCLIAVDRAIRENGCLQVIRGSHRLGRIEHGMAADQVGADPARVEGALKQLELVYCELSSGSALFFHGNLLHASAQNKSPNPRWSFIGCYSTVDNPTLNRPADAYDRNLVSCEDDDVLRVGHRTWNEMQLSIASPTST
- a CDS encoding GntR family transcriptional regulator translates to MAEAATGVLDQDSNDSLTARITESLQRMIKLGEFGMPMPPERQFAEIFGVSRITMRRAMSSLEEQGIIRREQGRGTYACVGPPIVSPQAVWDRSEPCVLVLTDQDETWFNPQLTPWTWHICRSLEHRLAGIGIGMSIVNSDRFLSMLAKKEERPDWLRGYMAPTHLWTPEKYETALKQNVPFVGLGRTSRSMYWNIIDPSPNPGLLEAIEDLAPGPDDLVFIPGDPYPPEVDRQVWLESCLSELHRHGVPRDHIVIRAGGMYEHQGYLAMRWYLKERGVPTMVLCDFDLCIVGVYRALAAFQEDHKIGDRPPIRFLGGNNMEIGRMLSPTLSTVSLSFDEIAERIVESLLEQQRTGKSVGVCEIPSRYIKRESSRKQP
- a CDS encoding cupin domain-containing protein: MPIEPSWIRQGDPQARGVIVMQSADRKTSSGFWSCTSGEFIWQFAWDEFIYLLEGEVAVTEPDGKTYILKAGNIAHFPLGMQTTWHVIQPVKKFFVIRTTEALSL